Part of the Sphingopyxis sp. 113P3 genome, CATCATCCTCGTCTATGTGCCGCTGCTGACGCTCACCGGCGTCGAGGGCAAGACGTTCACGCCGATGGCGCTCACCGTCATCATCGCGCTCGTCTGCGCCTTCGTGCTCTCGCTCACCTTCGTGCCGGCGATGCTCGCGATCTGGCTCTCAAAGCCGGTCGAGGAGAAGGAAGGCCGCATCATGTCCTGGCTCAAGCGCCGGTACGAGCCGGGTCTTGATCGGGCGATGAAGCGGCCGACCCTCACCATGGGGGTCGGGGTCGGCGCATTCCTCGCCGCGATCCTCACCTTCTCGTTTCTCGGCCAGGAGTTCCTGCCTCAGCTCGACGAAGGCGACCTCACCGCCCAGGTGCTGCGTATCCCCGGCACCTCGGTCGATCAGAGCCAGGCGATGCAGTCACGCATCGAACGGCAGATCGGGCGGCTGCCGGAGGTGCGGTTCGTCTTCTCCAAGACCGGCACCGCGGAACTCGCGTCCGATCCGATGCCGCCCAACATCTCCGACACCTTCATCATCATGAGGCCGCGCGATGAATGGCCCAACCCGAACCTCTCCAAGGCCGAGTTGGTGGCGAAGGTCGAGCGGGTGCTGGAAGGGCTGCCCGGCGGCGCGTTCGAGATCAGCCAGCCGATCCAGATGCGGTTCAACGAGCTCATCGCGGGCGTGCGGGGCGACATCGCGATCAAGGTGTTCGGCGACGACACCGACGCGATGACCGCGACCGCCAACCGCATCGCGGCGATCCTGCGCCAGACGCGGGGCGCGACCGATGTCCGGGTCGAGCAGACCGAGGGCCTGCCGATGCTCGACATCCGCCCGCGCCGCGACATCATGTCGAGGCTCGGCATCACCGCACAGACCGTGCAGGACACGATATCGGCGGCGATCGGCGGCCGCGACGCCGGGATGATCTTCGAAGGGGACCGGCGGTTCGCCGTGACCATCCGCCTGTCGGATGCGGCGCGCGCCGATCTGCAAACGCTCGGCCAGGTGCCGGTGCCCTTGCCGAACGGTGGGTTCGTCCCGCTGCAAAGCGTCGCCGAGATCGGCGTCACCGACGGTCCCAACCAGATCAGCCGCGAGAACGGCAAGCGCCGCGTGGTCGTCCAGGCGAACGTGCGCGGGCGCGACGTGGCGGGCGTCGTCGCCGACGCCCAGGCCGCGATCGACGCCCAAGTCCGGTTGCCGGCAGGGCAATATCTCGATTGGGGCGGCCAGTTCGAGAACCTCCAGTCGGCCAGTCAAAGGCTGATGCTGGTGGTCCCGGCCTGCTTCGCGCTCATCATCCTGCTGCTGTACGGGGCATTGGGCAGCGTGCGCGACGCGGCGATCGTGTTCACCGGCGTGCCGCTGGCGCTGGTCGGGGGCGTGCTTGCGCTGTTCCTGCGAGGGATGCCGTTCTCGATCTCGGCGGCGGTCGGGTTCATCGCCCTGTCCGGCATCGCGGTGCTGAACGGCCTGGTCATGGTCTCCTCGATCCAGGACCTGATGGCGCGAGGCATGGACCGGGCACGGGCCGCGCGCGAGGGCGCGATGATGCGGCTGCGGCCGGTCGTCATGACCGCGCTGGTGGCGAGCCTCGGGTTCGTGCCGATGGCGATCGCCACCGGATCGGGCGCGGAGGTGCAGAAGCCGCTCGCGACCGTGGTGATCGGGGGCCTCGTCTCGGCGACGCTGCTGACACTGTTCGTGCTGCCGACGCTCTATGCCCGCTATGGGCGCAAGGAGACGGACGTACCGCCACGGGAGGAGCGGCATGACACGCCGCCTTCCGATCCCGTCGAGGCTCCGCTGTGAGGCTCGACGATCATCGCACCAGCACGCCTAGCGTGCGGGCTGAGTGGCAGACGGCTTTGCCGTCCGCCCCTTGGGCCACCGAAGCGGCGCGCCGGCCATGAAGGAGACCACCTCCTTCGCCCTGACCATCACGCCGATCCGGGCGTGGACCCATATCGCCGATCTCGCTGCGTTCGCACTGTGGCATCCAAGCTATCGCTTTCGCGGCGTTGCTGCCCCTGACGCCGAGGTCGGTCTGACCTTCGGCATGCTCAAGGGAGAACTGCCGCTAAGAACCGAAGCCACGATCGTCGCCTACGAACGGGCACAACGGTTCGCCTGGCGGATCGGCCTCGGCGGGTTGTTCACGCTGAGCGAGGAATATGCGCTCGAAGAGGCCGGCCCGCAGACGCAGGTTCGCCATACGGTCAGGATGGAAGGCGCGCTGAGCCCGCTTGGTTATCTCGTGCGGCGAGGCCTGCGCAGATCGATGCGCGCGCAGGATGCGGCGCTGCTCCGCTACCTCACCAGGGAAGCGCGCGGCAGCAGCCTCACCATCAACCGCCAGCGCCGGCGTGCCCGCAAGGCCCAGCTCACCCGAAAGGCCGCCAATGACTGACCCTGCATCCGCGGGCGCGCCCGCCGAGCGCCGCACGCTCTGGATCGTGCTGATGCTCAACGTCGGGATCGCCTTGGCCTTCCTGATCGCTGGGATCAGTGGCGATTCCAGCGCGCTGCTCGCCAACGGTCTCGACAATCTCTCGGACGCGGCGGTCTACGCACTGAGCCTGATCGCGCTCAGCCGAGGCGCGAAATGGAAGACCCGCGCGGCCGCCGTGTCGGGGGTCATGCTCCTGATCTTCGCCGGCGGCATCATGCTCGATGTCGGACGACGTTACCTGCAAGGCAGCGAGCCGATCGGCATCACCATGATGGCGATGTCTGCGGTCGCGGCTGTGGTCAACTTCATCTGCCTCAAGCTCTTGCAACGGCTGCGCGAGCCCGACGTCAACCTGCGCGCCGCGACGACCTTCAGCTTCAACGATTTCATCTCGAACGGCGGAATCCTGATCGCCGGCCTGCTGGTCTGGTGGCTCGGCTCCAACTGGCCCGATCTGCTGGTCGGGCTGCTTGCCGCGGCCATCGCCGTCAAGGGTGGCGTCGAGATCCTGCGCGATGCGCGAGAGGAAGCGCGCCGGGACAGGGAGGCAAAGGAATGAGGCCTCCCACCATTCACTCCCCCCAAGCCGAAGAAGAAAGGATGCCATCATGGTAGAAGGCCGCACTTCAACGAGTCTGTTGTGTCCAGCCTGTCGCGTCGATCTCGTCATGAGCGAGCGCCAGGGCATCGAGATCGACTACTGCCCGCAATGCCGCGGCGTCTGGCTCGATCGCGGCGAACTCGACAAGATCATCGAGCGGAGCGCCGGCGACGAAGCGGCCCGCCGGTCGAGCGGCGGCCGGCTCGGCATGTTCGACGAGCATCGCGGGCGCGGCGATCATGACAGGAAGCACGGCTACGAGCGCGGCCATCATCGCCGCAAGAGCTTCCTGAGCGAACTGTTCGACTGAGATGCTGTGGATTGGCCGCCGCACCACGGGCCCTTCGGGTGAAGGTGTGAGAACGGCCCGCGCCATGGGCGCCGCCCCCTTGAGCGCCCATGGCGAACGATTCCGGCGAGGATGGAGAGCAAGGACGCCGACGCGCGGTCGTCCTGTGCTCCTCGCGCTAGCTGGGCTCGCGCTTGCGCCCGGCCTGTCCGGCTGCTCGCCCGCTTCCAACGACAAGGATGCGGGCGAGCGGCATGACCGTCGCTCCGTCTCCAATCTCGTTGGCGAACATATCTATGCCTGCGCCGATGGATCGCGCGTGGACGCCGATTTCCTCGCCGACGGCCTGACCCTCGATCTCACGATTCTGCCGGATGGTCGTTCGGTGCGGCTGGTCGCGCCGGCCACCGGCCTCACCTTCGTGGGCGACAAGCTCAACGTGTCGCTCTCCGGCGGTGATCGGATGACGCTGTTGCGCCCCGATGCGCCGCCCCTGACCTGCACGCGGCTCAGGTCCAATACCGCACCGCCCTGACAGCGAGCCGCACGGTCCTCACCACAGAAGCGCGCCTCGCGAAGGAACCACGTCATGATCGAAAAGCTCCGCCTCGAAATCCCCATACTTCTCCCCGACGTCACCGATGCGGCCGATGCCTGCGTCGGCAGGCTCGTCGCGGCGCTTAAGGACCGGCCCGGTGTCGAGCAGGCGCATGTGGTCGCGGCCGACGCCGCCAGCCCTGCGACGCTGTGCGTCCATTTCGACCCGCAAGTGGTGACGCTCGCACGCATCCGCGAACTCGCCCATGCCTCGGGAGCGGAAATCGCGGACCGCTACGGGCATATCCTTTGGGAGGTCGATGGCATCGGTCACGCACGCCGCGCGCGCACGGTCACCGAAAGCCTTCGCGCCCTGTCCGGTGTGATCGAAGCGGACGCCTCGGCCGCCGGCATGGTGCGCATCGAATATGATCGCGATCAGCTCTCCCGAGACGACATCAGCGCTGAACTGACGAAGCTCGGCGCAACGCCCAGACCTGTGCCGGCGGCGGCAGATGCTCATGCCCGCCATGTCGATGGCCCTGCGCAACCGAAGCGGGAGCATGGCCCCGACGACGGTCACGATTACGCGCATGGCGGTCTGCTCGGGGCCAATACCGAACTGATCTTTGCGCTCGCCTGCGGCGCGACCCTGGGGATCGGATTCGCAATCGAGAAGCTGGTGGCGGGCGCGCCGGCCTGGCTGCCGTTTACGCTCTACGTGGCCACCTATCTGTTCGGCGGCTTCTACACGCTGCGCGAGGCGATCGACAATCTCCGGCTGAAACGCTTCGAGATCGACACGCTGATGCTGGTGGCGGCCGCCGGCGCGGCGGCGCTCGGCGCCTGGGCCGAGGGCGCGCTGCTGCTGTTCCTGTTCAGCCTCGGCCATGCGCTCGAACATTATGCCATGGGCCGCGCCAAGCGCGCGATCGAGGCGCTGGCCGAACTGGCGCCGCGCACCGCTACCGTGCGCCGCTCCGACGGCGGCACGAGCGATGTTCCGGTCGAGGATTTGAAGGTCGGCGAAATCGTCGTCGTGAAGCCCGACGAGCGTGTGGCCGCGGATGGATTTGTCGTGAAAGGCATCACCGCCATCAACCAGGCGCCGGTGACGGGCGAGAGTATGCCGGTGGACAAGCGTCCCGTGCTGGATGATGCGGCCGCCCGCGCCGATCCCGACCGGATCGACGCGGCAAGCAGGGTGTTCGCCGGCACCATCAATGGCAGCGGTCTCGCCGAGATCGAGGTCACGCGCCTGTCCACCGAAAGCACGCTCGCCAAGGTGGTCAAGCTGGTCAGCGAGGCCGAAACGCAGAAGTCTCCGACGCAGCGGTTCACCGACAGGTTCGAGCGCTTCTTTGTGCCTGCGGTGCTGGCGCTGGCCTTCATCCTGCTGTTCGCCTGGGTCGTGGTCGATGAGCCGTTCCGCGACAGCTTCTATCGCGCAATGGCGGTGCTGGTTGCGGCAAGCCCCTGCGCGCTCGCCATCGCCACGCCCAGCGCCGTTCTCTCCGGAGTCGCGCGAGCGGCTCGGGGCGGCGTGCTGATCAAAGGCGGCGCGCCGCTCGAACTGCTCGGTTCGCTCGACGCGATCGCCTTCGACAAGACCGGCACGCTCACCAAGGGCGAGCCGCGCATCCATCAGGTCGTCACCGCGCCCGGCGTATCCAGGGAGGATATGATGGCGGTGGCCGTGGCGGTTGAATCGCTGAGCGATCACCCGCTTGCGCAAGCCATCGCGCGCGACGGGCGCGATCATATCGGCGAGCGTCAGGTTCCGCAGGCGGAGAGTCTGAAGAGCCTTACGGGCCGCGGCGTCTCGGCCGTCATCGGTGAGGACGAGGTTCTCATCGGCAAGGCCGAGATGTTTGGCGCCGACGGCATCGCTCCGCTCTCGCAGGGGATGCACGACATGCTCCCGCTGCTGCGCGAGACCGGCCAGACAATCATGATCGTCCGTCGCGGCGAGCGGGATCTAGGCGTGATCGGATTGCTCGACACGCCCCGTGAGGAAGCACGCGAGGCGCTCGAACGGCTGCGCGCGATCGGCATCCGGCGGATGATCATGATCTCCGGGGATCACCAGCTTGCTGCCGAAGCCATCGCTCGGGACGTGGGACTTGACGAGGCTTGGGGCGATCTCCTGCCCGAAAACAAGGTGGACGCGATCAAGAAGCTCCGCGCCGAAGCTAAGGTCGCGATGGTAGGCGACGGTGTGAACGACGCGCCCGCCATGGCGACGGCGACCGTGGGCATTGCGATGGGTGCGGCGGGATCGGACGTGGCGCTCGAAACCGCCGACGTTGCCCTTATGGCCGATAATCTCGACCATCTCCCTTTCGCGGTCGGCCTGAGCCGCCGGACGCGATCCGTGATCCGGCAGAATGTATTCGTCAGCCTTGGCGTGGTCGCGCTTCTCGTGCCGGCGACGATCCTCGGGCTCGGCATCGGACCTGCTGTTGCAGTCCACGAAGGCTCGACACTGCTGGTCGTGTTCAACGCGCTGCGACTGTTGGCCTATGCCGACCCCCAACAGAGGCGTGCTCGGTCGCCCGCGTCCCCGAGCAGCGCTGCGCGCTAGCGGATGTGAGACGCGAGCCGATGGCCTTCGACATCCGTCAACTGCGTTACGCCATTGCGGCGGCAGACCACGGCAGCTTCTACCGCGCTGCTCGTGCCCTCGACATTGAGCAGTCCACTCTCAGTCGCAATATTCTGAAGCTGGAGCGTGCCGTCGGCATGCCGATATTCGAGCGCTCCCGCGCTGGTGTTACCCCGACGCTGGCGGGCAGTGCCTTCCTGCGCGGATCGAGATCGATCGTCACCAATGCGGACAAGCTCGTCGCGATGATGCGCGCTGCCGGTCAGGGCCGTGCTGGAGGCCTTCGATTGGGGCATAACAGTTCGGTTTCGGCAGGCCATCTGCGCGCGACCATGATGAGTTGGAGCCAGGCGCATCCCGCTGTGGAAGTCGAGTGCGTCGAGGCTGACCGCAGCGTTTTGCTCGCAGGACTGGATACCGGCGAGATCGATATAGCCATCCTGATGGGCGCACTGGCCCACGAGGGTTTTCGATCCGAGCCGTTTTGGAGCGAACGAGTCCTGGTCGCGCTCCCGACGGCAAATCCACTGGCGGAATGCGAAATCGTGCATTGGACGGACCTGCGCAACGAACGCTTCCTGTTGCCCGCAGCCGATCCGGGCTCTGAAATTCGCGATCTACTGCTCGGAAGGTTGCCCGCGTCAGCGTCGAAGCCGGACATTCGAATGCACCAATCGAGCCGGGAAACGATCCTGAGCGTTTTGGGCGGTGGCCGCGGCGTCACCATTGTGTGCGAGGGCGCCACCGGCGCGGTTTATCCCGATGTTGTGTATCGTCCGATCCATGGGGAACAAGGCCCGGCGTTGATCGGATATTCGGGCTACTGGCGGGATGACAACTGCAATCCTGCGCTTCGGCGTTTCCTTGAATTCATCAAGACACGGTATGCTCTGTCTTTTGATTTTACCAAGGAATCTCAGTAAAATGGCTAGGCAGGTTTATGGAGTGACCACCATGTTTTCGGTTAGGACAATCGTCATCGTTCTGGTTACATTGCTCATCGGATTTGCGGGAGGTTTTATCTTGCGGCCCGTGATCGCGCCGATGCAACAGGCGGACGTCGACACGTTCACGTCGCCGGTAGCTCCAGCGTCCAGCCAGGCGCGCGGTACTCAGTATTTCATGTCGCATATAGACGAGGCGCGCCAAGTCGTGGCCGGCTGCCGCGACGGCACTGTGCGAGGCGGAGAATGCGCCAATGCCGAGGAGGCGATCATCAAGGTGGATGCGGAGGAGCGTCGGAGGCGCTTTCTCGGCAACTGAGCGCGCACAAGGTGGTCAGTTTTTCGCGTTGTGCCGTCCGCGTGCAAAACCCCGGTCGCTCGCCATGAACCGCGCGAGCATCGGCGCAATGAGCTTCTCGGGCGGCACGGCCTGAGCGCCGGTCTCTGCCGCGAGTGCGGCGGCGTAGGCAGTAAGATCGCGGTGAACGACGGCGGGTAGCTCGACAGTCACTTTGACAGGTCGGTCATCAGCGATCGCTCCGAGCTTCAACTTGGTCATCGCGTTTCACCTATTGGTTCGAGGACGAGGTCGCGGGTGACGATCACGCGCAGCGGATGGCCAGGCCGGATGGTGAGCGTCGGCTGCACGTTAAGCTGCCGACGCACGACCTGCTGGCCCGTCTGATTGATGGTCCCCTGCGTGCCCCAGCGCAGCGCTCGGCTCAGAGAGTCGTCGCCGCTGGTTGTGAGTTCGGACCCCACACCGAGAAGCGTCGAGATAGCAGCGGCCTTCAGCAGGTTGCCCCAATGCTGATTGACCTGATCCTGGAGGCCCGCGAACCCCGCGCCATCGGCGCCGGGCTGGCGCTCGAGAACGATCGAGCGGCCGTCCGGCATGATGAGCCGGTCCCAGGCTAACAGCACCCGCGTCTGCCCGGCTGCGATCTCGCTGTCATATTCGCCGATCAGCCGCGCGCCCTGCGGGATGAGCAGGATGCGGCCGGTCGGGCTGTCATAAACGTTCTGCGTGACCTGCGCGGTGATCTGGCCGGGAAGATCGGAGCGGATGCCGGTAATGAGGGCTGCGGGCACAATGCTTCCGGCCTGCACGATATTGGGCGATGCTGGCGCGCTTAGCCGCTCGACGCTCACCGTGCGCTGGTTCGACGCCTGCGCCATGAACGCCCGCTTCCCGGCCTGATCGCCCTCGGCGGCGGCCGCCTGCTGCTGCGCCGGCTGCGGCGCAGCCTGCCCCGGCAGGGCCACCGACGGGAGACCCGCCGTCCCGCTGTTGCCCGCATTGCCGCCGAGGAACACGCTGCTCATGCGAGCGGAGTCGCGCTCCTGCTGCGCGCGCTGCCGGGCAGCTTCCTCTGCTTGCGCGCGCGGGTCAGGCTGACCCGGCTGCGCGCCGACCGGCAGCACCGGCACATTCTCGCCGCGCTGCTGGGCGGACACGATCGGCCGGCCGAGATCGCCCGGAAGCGGCGGGCCGAGACGCGGCGCCTGCGCATAGTCCCGCGGACCCGACGTGATGGTCTCGGCCGTGGCGCGGCTCTCGGTATTGTAGAGTTCTTCCGCCTGCCGCTCGCTGGCCGGTTTGAGGGCGTAGATCAGCGAGCCGCCGATGCCGAGCCCGGCGACGACGCCCATGACGGTCAGCGCCTTGCGCGACAGCCGCATCACGCGCGGCGGGTCGCCCCTGAGCTGGAATGGCCTCGGATCGGCAGGAGCCGGCGACGGAGCCGGATCAGCGGCAGGCATGTCGGTGCGATCGTTCACGGCCGCCGCTCCCGTCCATCATTGCGCGCGATGCGGACGCGCTGCTCACTGCGCCGATCGCCCAGCCGCAGCTCTGCGGCGGCGAACAGGCGATCGACCACCATGTAGCGGCCCTGCACGCGGTAATTGACCAGCTCGGCGTCGCCGGCCGCACCGGCTACAAACAGCGGCGGCATCTCGCCCTGCGAGATCCCGGCCGGAAACTCGATGAAGACCTGTCGGCCATCGTCGAACGCGCGGACCGGACGCCACGGCGCTCGCTCGCCGTCGATCCGATAGCGGAAATTGAGCGCGGACACGTCCACGCCGCTCGCCACCGGCGCAGCGGTGGCTGCCGCCGCATTGGCGCTCCGCAGCGCGATGAGCTGATCCTGCGGGTAGGTCCAGGACACCGACGCCATGTAGGTCGAAGGCGTCGCGCGCAGTTCGAGGTGATAGGTGCGGCGGTCGGTGTTGATGACGAGGTTGGTTGCGATGTCGGGCCGCGTGGGCTTCGCGAGGATATGAACGCGCGCGGTCGGGCCGCTGCCGCTGATCGTGTCGCCGATAATCCAGCGCACAGTATCCCCGGCCGCGACCGGCCCCGGCCCGACGAGCTGCTCGCCTTCCTGCAAGGCAATGTCCGTCACCTGCCCGGGCGCGGTATAGACCTGATAGAGCGCACCATCGGTCCACGGATATTGCTGGATGGCGTTGAGGAACCCGTCGCGCACCGGCTGCACACGGGCGGCGGCGTTGGCGGCGCCGACGCGGCGGCGCGGATCGGCAGGCTCGGGCGGCGATGCGGATTCGCCGACCGGCTTCAACTGGCCGGGCAGCGGCAGCGGCTCGGGGATCGTTACCACCTCGACCGCGCGTGGCGCTTCGGGCGCGGGCGTCGCTGCGATCTCGCGTGGCGGATCGTCGTAGGCGATTGCGGGCGGCCGGGCGGACGTGGTGGCGCAGCCGGCGAGCGCGGCTGCGGAGGCGATCAGCGCCGCCGATGCGACGCGGGGAAACGGTGGGCGCGTCATTGCGACAGCTCCTTTGACCAGTTGAGGGCATTGACGAAGATGCCGAGCGGGTTCTTGCGCAGGGCGTCGGGCGTTCGCGGCGGCTGCACGACGACGGTGAGGATCGCCGACCAGCGTTCGGTGGCGGCAAGGCTGCCGTCCTGATAGCGGCGCTCGGTCCAGGCGACGCGGAAGCTGTCGGGCGACGCGCGGATCACGCTGGACACGTCCACCGCGACCTGCACGCGGCCGACATTGGCGAACGGGTCGTTGGCGCGGGCGTAATCGTTGAGCGCCAGCGCGCCGCGGTCGGTCGTGAAATCGTAGGCGCGGAGCCAGTTCTGGCGGACGATGACCGGATCGGCCGGGATGCTGCGCACCTGCTCGATGAACCGCGCTAGGTGGAACGCCACCTGCGGATCGGTCGGACGGTAGCCGGCCTCGGCCGGCGCGACCGCCTGCGCTTCGCCGAGCCGATCGACCTGCACGACCCACGGCACGATATGGCCGCGCGCGGACTGCCAGATCAGCCCGCCGGCCAGGCCGCCCGAAAGAGCGAGCGAGCCAAAGAAGGCGAGCCGCCAGTTCTTCGCCTGCACGCGGGCAGAGCCGATGCGGTCGTCCCAGGCTTGGGCGGCGCGCTGGTAGGGCGTCGTGGGTTCGGGCGTCTGCCCGTAGCGGATGGTGGGGCGTCGGAACATTGGCGGCTAATCCTTCTGGCTGAGATCGACGGATGCGCCGCTGCCGCCACCGTCACCGGAGCGCAGCGTGTGGGCGGCGACGGTCGCGCCGTGAGTCATGGTCTGGCGGCGCTTCATCGCGGCCGCCCAGGCGGGCGGACCGTCCGGCGACGGCGTTGGTGTTGACGGGTCGCCGGAGATCGTCCCGCCGGTGGCGGTCACGGCGGCGCGGCCGCCCGAGCGATAGCTGTCCTTGAGCGAGGCGGCCGCCCGGCGGAGCGGCGACATGGCTGCGCCTACGGCAGCCTTGCCGACGCCGCCGGCCCCACCCGCGACGGCGGCCGCGCCGGTCTTCCCGGCCGAGCCGAGCGCATAGGCGCTGCTGGCGGCCCCGGATGTGAAGGCCGCGCCGCGCGCCGCGCCGCCGATCGCACCAGCGACCGCACCGGCGCCAAGACGGGCGGCGGCCGCACCGCCGGCCAGCGCGCCGCCCGCGGCGAGCGCCGTGCCGGCCGCGGCACCCGCGCCGAGCGCAGGGCCGCCCGAGACGATGCCGTTGGCGATCGACGGGCCGAAGATGCCAAGCCCGAGCAGGCAGAGCGAGGCGAGCGCGACAGCCATCGCGTCTTCGATCGTCGGCTGCGCGCCACCGAAGCCGGCGCGGAACTCGTCGAACAGGGTCGAGCCGATGCCGACGATCACGGCGAGCACCAGCACCTTGACGCCGGACGAGATCACCAGCCCCAGCACGCGCTCGGCCATGAAGGCGGTCTTGCCGAACAGGCCGAACGGGATGAGCACGAACCCGGCGAGCGTCGCCAGCTTGAACTCGATCAGCGTGATGAAAAGCTGGATCGCCAGTATGAAGAAGGCGAGGATGACCAGCGCCCAGGCGAACAGCAGCACAGCGATCTGGATGAAGTTCTCGAAGAACGACACCCAGCCCATCAGATCGGAAATGGATTCGAGGATCGGCTGGCCAGCTTCCAACCCGACCTGCGCTACGCGGCCCGGCTGGAGCAGCTCGGCGGCGGTGAAGCCGGTGCCCGAGGCTTTCAGGCCGAGGCCGGAGAAGCTCTCGAAGACGATGCGGGCGAGGCTGTTCCAGTTGCCGATGATGTAGGCGAAGACGCCGACGAACAGTGTCTTTTTGATGAGGCGGGCAAGAATGTCGTCATCGGCGCCCCAGCTCCAGAACAGCGCCGCAAGCGTCACGTCGATGACGATCAGAGTGGTGGCGATGAACGCCACCTCCCCGCCGAGCAGGCCGAACCCGCTGTCGATGTAGCGGGTGAAGACATCCAAGAAACGATCGACGACGCCGGTGCCGCCCATGTCAATTCTCCTGCGGGGTGGCCGCATCGGCGATGCGGGCGGCGGGACGCGCGCCGGGCGCGAGGAAGCGGCGGCGGTTCTCGGCCCAGGCGCGGAGGCAATCGGGATCGCTCGCGCCGGCCGGTCCAAGCGATTGACACCGGCGCAGCTCGATCAGCAGCGGGTCCGTCGCCGGGGTTTCGGCGACGGTCGCCGGCGCCTCGCGCGCGGGTTCGGGCGGCCGGCTCATCTCGATCGCGGTCATAGTGATCGCGATGGCGACGAACACGATCGCGCCGATCCGGGCCAGGAGCTTGCTGTCCACGGGCGTCAATCGTGGAACATGCGCGCGTTGCCCGGCTGGTAGCCGGTGCGCGGGCTGAGGAACCGGCGGAGCTGCTCGCGGGCCTGCGCCTGCGCGGCCGCCCGCTGCGCCATGTCGAGCGACTGCGCCCGGCCCTGCGCCGCGACGAGCGCGGTCAAATCGGCTAGCTGCTGCGATTGCAGGGCGATGAGCTGGTTGCCGGCCTGGGCGGCTTGCAGCGCGCCATCGGCTGACTGGCTGGCGTTGACGAGCCGGTCGAGCGTGGTGCGCGAGCCGTCGATGTTGCCGACCACGCCGGCCTGCACTTTCAGCGCGTCCTCGAACGCGCCGACGCTCGCCTCCCAGCGGCTGCGGGCATCGGCGACGAGCGACTGATCCGAGCCGGACAGGTTGGTGCCCCGATAGCGTTGCGAGAACGCCTGGTCGATGGAGCGCACGTCGTAGGCGATGCGCTGCGCCTCGGAGAGAAGCTGCTGCGTGCGCTGGAACTGGCTCTGAAGCTGCTGAAGCTGACTGAACGGCAGCGAAGTCAGGTTACGCGCTTCGTTGAGAAGACTCGTCGCCTGGTTCTGGATTTGCTGAATCTGATTGTTGATCTGCTGGAGCGACCGGGCGGCCGTCAGCACGTTCTGCGCATAGTTGGT contains:
- a CDS encoding efflux RND transporter permease subunit, which translates into the protein MIDRIVTFSVERRWFILLLTLIAAVIGGWAISRLPIDAVPDITNNQVQVNITAPALSPELVEKQVAFPIENALAGVPGLEYTRSLSRNGFAQVTAVFSDSTDIYFARQQVAERLRVAEESLPEGAVPTMGPIATGLGEVYMWTVHLEHRREDRHRPGEPGIQPDGSYITPEGERLVTEADKATYLRTAQDWIVAPLLRNTPGLAGVDSIGGYVKQFQVVPDVQRLAAIGMNLSDLARALEENNVGVGAGVVNRGGEGLAVRSDARIRNVGELASTVIATREGVPIRLDQVAQVRLGQAIRYGSASENGEEVVVGTAIMRIGENSRTVASAVAERLTEINASLPTDVVVQPVLDRTALVNSTIKTVAKNLTEGALLVIVVLFLLLGNFRAALIAALVIPVTMLMTSFGMLRGGVSANLMSLGALDFGLIVDGAVIIVENALRRIAERQHHHGRTLDLDERLSVVATAAREMIRPSVFGQAIIILVYVPLLTLTGVEGKTFTPMALTVIIALVCAFVLSLTFVPAMLAIWLSKPVEEKEGRIMSWLKRRYEPGLDRAMKRPTLTMGVGVGAFLAAILTFSFLGQEFLPQLDEGDLTAQVLRIPGTSVDQSQAMQSRIERQIGRLPEVRFVFSKTGTAELASDPMPPNISDTFIIMRPRDEWPNPNLSKAELVAKVERVLEGLPGGAFEISQPIQMRFNELIAGVRGDIAIKVFGDDTDAMTATANRIAAILRQTRGATDVRVEQTEGLPMLDIRPRRDIMSRLGITAQTVQDTISAAIGGRDAGMIFEGDRRFAVTIRLSDAARADLQTLGQVPVPLPNGGFVPLQSVAEIGVTDGPNQISRENGKRRVVVQANVRGRDVAGVVADAQAAIDAQVRLPAGQYLDWGGQFENLQSASQRLMLVVPACFALIILLLYGALGSVRDAAIVFTGVPLALVGGVLALFLRGMPFSISAAVGFIALSGIAVLNGLVMVSSIQDLMARGMDRARAAREGAMMRLRPVVMTALVASLGFVPMAIATGSGAEVQKPLATVVIGGLVSATLLTLFVLPTLYARYGRKETDVPPREERHDTPPSDPVEAPL
- a CDS encoding heavy metal translocating P-type ATPase, yielding MIEKLRLEIPILLPDVTDAADACVGRLVAALKDRPGVEQAHVVAADAASPATLCVHFDPQVVTLARIRELAHASGAEIADRYGHILWEVDGIGHARRARTVTESLRALSGVIEADASAAGMVRIEYDRDQLSRDDISAELTKLGATPRPVPAAADAHARHVDGPAQPKREHGPDDGHDYAHGGLLGANTELIFALACGATLGIGFAIEKLVAGAPAWLPFTLYVATYLFGGFYTLREAIDNLRLKRFEIDTLMLVAAAGAAALGAWAEGALLLFLFSLGHALEHYAMGRAKRAIEALAELAPRTATVRRSDGGTSDVPVEDLKVGEIVVVKPDERVAADGFVVKGITAINQAPVTGESMPVDKRPVLDDAAARADPDRIDAASRVFAGTINGSGLAEIEVTRLSTESTLAKVVKLVSEAETQKSPTQRFTDRFERFFVPAVLALAFILLFAWVVVDEPFRDSFYRAMAVLVAASPCALAIATPSAVLSGVARAARGGVLIKGGAPLELLGSLDAIAFDKTGTLTKGEPRIHQVVTAPGVSREDMMAVAVAVESLSDHPLAQAIARDGRDHIGERQVPQAESLKSLTGRGVSAVIGEDEVLIGKAEMFGADGIAPLSQGMHDMLPLLRETGQTIMIVRRGERDLGVIGLLDTPREEAREALERLRAIGIRRMIMISGDHQLAAEAIARDVGLDEAWGDLLPENKVDAIKKLRAEAKVAMVGDGVNDAPAMATATVGIAMGAAGSDVALETADVALMADNLDHLPFAVGLSRRTRSVIRQNVFVSLGVVALLVPATILGLGIGPAVAVHEGSTLLVVFNALRLLAYADPQQRRARSPASPSSAAR
- a CDS encoding SRPBCC family protein; the encoded protein is MKETTSFALTITPIRAWTHIADLAAFALWHPSYRFRGVAAPDAEVGLTFGMLKGELPLRTEATIVAYERAQRFAWRIGLGGLFTLSEEYALEEAGPQTQVRHTVRMEGALSPLGYLVRRGLRRSMRAQDAALLRYLTREARGSSLTINRQRRRARKAQLTRKAAND
- a CDS encoding cation transporter — protein: MTDPASAGAPAERRTLWIVLMLNVGIALAFLIAGISGDSSALLANGLDNLSDAAVYALSLIALSRGAKWKTRAAAVSGVMLLIFAGGIMLDVGRRYLQGSEPIGITMMAMSAVAAVVNFICLKLLQRLREPDVNLRAATTFSFNDFISNGGILIAGLLVWWLGSNWPDLLVGLLAAAIAVKGGVEILRDAREEARRDREAKE
- a CDS encoding TFIIB-type zinc ribbon-containing protein; the protein is MSERQGIEIDYCPQCRGVWLDRGELDKIIERSAGDEAARRSSGGRLGMFDEHRGRGDHDRKHGYERGHHRRKSFLSELFD